The Chitinivibrio alkaliphilus ACht1 genome segment TTTTTTTAAGGCCGCTCCCATGGAAGATAAAAGAGTTGCTTCCGATGCAAGACTTTCCCGTATCAGGTGTATTTTATCGGGTACACTATCAATGGCATCAATAATATAGTGATAGTCTGAAAGGGGAAATTGCGGTGCCGAATCCGGGGTATAGCGTTCCATACGGTGGTGTACCTCTGCTGCGGGAGCTATTTCTTTGAGACGGAGAGAAAGGGTTTGGGCCTTTGATTGACCGATGGTGGTTGGAGTGGCGGGAATCTGCCGGTTTATGTTTGATGGTTCAACAACATCGCTATCCACAAGGGTTATATGACCGATTCCAGTACGAATAAGCGCTTCGGCACACCAGCTTCCCACACCGCCGGTTCCAAAAAGGATAACCCGTGTCTTTTGCAATTGGGCAAAGGCGGCTTCTCCCATGGCACGGACGGATCGATTAAATTGACTTGGAATCATCTACCGTACTCCTGAATAGAAAAGGAACAGGAGGAAGAGGACGTAGAGTCCCACAAGAATACCTCCATCTATTTTGGTAATATTTTTTTCCGGGTGTAGAGTATAAAAATACAAAGAGCTCCCAAAAAAACGTGCCGAGTGCCTCCTTGGACAGCCGCTCCCACGGCAAGAGGGCCAAAAAGACGAGCCCCGCCCACAACCACTAAGGAGTTAAAGATCGTGCTTCCGACAATATTGCCGAAAATAAGAGACATATTTCCTCGGCGTGCTGCTGAATAGGAAACTGCTGCTTCGGGCAGAGACGTTCCCAAAGCGATGGCAGAAAGAGCCATTATTTCCTGCGAGAGCGCTGTTTTTTCTGCCAAGGAAATTACTGCAATAATGGTATATTCGGCAGAAAGATAAATACAAATTGGAGCAAAGAAAAGTTTTACCACATCCTGTGCTTTAAGCACAGTGGCAGAGGTGTGTGGTTCAACCAGAGGGGATATCCCCCTTCGTCCCAGGGTAAGCACGTACAGCACCGCGAGAAGAAGGAGGACCACCCCTGTCCATGAGGGTATGGTTTTGGTTCCGAGAAGTAGGTAGAGCAGTCCCGCTGAAATCAGGAGAGGGGCAGTATCTTTTCCAAGACGGTGTGGTTTGGCGTCGCTTCCCCTAAAAAAGAGCCCCCCAGTTCCGAGGACGAGCAGCATGTTTGCAATATTTGAACCGACAACATTACCTGCAACAATTTCTCCGGCATCATGCAGTACTGCAAGTATGGAAGAGGCAAGCTCTGGTAAGGATGTTCCCACGGCTACAATTATGAGCCCCGTGGTGAATAGGGGAAGATGGAAATAATGCCCTGTTCGCTCAGCCCCATCAAGGAATAGATCTGATGCTTTTATTAGCACCGCGAGAGAAGCAATAAGAATTACCGCCCATATAAAGAGGGTCATGCCTCTACTCCGGTATGTCCAAATCCACCGGAACCACGTTGTGTTTCCTGTAGGGTTTCCTGTTCTGTGTAGCGGGCCTGAACCACGGGCGCCACAACCGCTTGAGCAATGCGGGTACCTTGTTCTATGGAGAAAGGGGTATTTCCAAGGTTTATGAGAAGGATTCCTATTTCACCGCGATAGTCAGAATCGATCGTGCCCGGTGTGTTAAGCACCGTTACACCGTGGCGTAGGGCAAGCCCACTTCGAGGACGAATTTGTACTTCATAGCCACGGGGGATTTCAAAGACAAGTCCCGTAGGGATGAGTGCTCGTTCGCCCGGGGAGAGAGTAATGGGGGTTGTATTGGCTGCGTGGATATCAGCTCCCGCCGCTTCTTCTGTCATATATCGAGGAAGTTCACTGAGGCCTGATTTTTGTACTTTGATTTCTATCTGCATGGGGGACACCCTCCAAAGGGAGAAATATACATTATTAAGGAATGTGCGAGAGATGAGTCTTTTTATGCTTTGTACTTTTCGTTGGACGGCCAAAAGGGCGGGGTTGTCCGAAGGGTATTAAAATAGTGCATAAAGAAAGAGACCACATCCTTTGTATGAAGCTCTCCTTCTGATCCATGTAAAGCATCCCCCACGGCAACAGTGGTATGTCCTGCTTTTTTGGCCGCGGTGATGCCGGGAAGACTGTCCTCAAAAACGTAGATAGTGGAGAAGTGCGCTGGTGTAACCCCAAGGCGTATGGCCGATTCCTGATATGCCTTGGGAGATGGCTTTGGTGCTGAAACAGAATCAAAGCCGGAAAGTACCTGTGGGGTAATCTTATGGAATTGAAAAAACTCTCGCAGTATCGCCTCCGGTGCGTTGCTTACCACTCCCCAGGGGATATTTCCCTGGGAAAGAAAAGTGAGAATAGTGTGCATGGAGGTGGTTGTTGTAATACTTGAGATATGATTTCTCAGCTGGTTAGTTTTTTCCTGAAGCAGGGCTTGGGCCTGGAGGGTGGGCTGCTGCATAGAACGACAAATTGCTTCTGCAATCATGGGAGAGGCACCCCCCCGATGATGCTCAAGAGTCTCTCTTGAGAGGGGGTGGGAGAAAAGACGGAGACACGCATTGTTCCAGCAGACATAATGTGTCTCTGCTGAATATGCAAGGACACCATCAAAATCAAAGAGTATCCCCTCTAAGGGAGGGTACTTAGGCAAAGAGTTTCTCCAGATGCGGCGTGAGAAAAACCCCCTTTGGGTCTTCGGCTCGTCGAAGCTCGATGAAATCATGCCAGCGGGGGTAGAGGCGTGCCAGCTCTTCCGGGCCACAGGAAAATCGTTTTGCCCAGTGAGGCCGTCCACCATAGGCAAGAAAAAGCTCTTCAATAAGCTGAAAGGCTTTGTATGAATCTGCCTTAGACGCGTTGCGGGTTACGCATCCTACAGTTACCATATCACGATTATAGGCGTTGCTTAACCATGCCGTATCCTTTTGAATAAAACGGATATCCATGGGTATATGTGCAAAGTATCGTGAAAAGGGAGAGTGCAGTTTCTTGCGGAGGGCTTTCATTAGTCGCGGGAAGTCCTTGCGCGCAATGGTCCATTCGGCCAGTTCCAAGGTAGAACTTCGTGATTTTGTGACGGTTGTTTCGTAGAGGCTTCCCTCTTTCACTTGACGGCGTGTAAAAAAGAGTAGGTAAATACACTTGTTTATCAGTGCAGTAAGGGGGGGTATCTTGGCTGTTTTTCGGTATAGAAACTGTGACATATTTCGGCGATAGCGGTAATACCATGGGGCTTTTTTTAAGGGGCTTCTTTGGGCAACCGCCGTCGGATCGTTTCCCCGGATGACGTAGCCGTGGTTTGTGTGAGGCATCCAGAGAATTCGTAAGAATGGATTTTTTGCAAGCCATTTTTCATACGAACGGACCCATTCGATATCCTTATGCGGCTCTTCCCATATGTGGAGGGATGATCGTTCTTCTACTTGAAAGGTCATGGTTGAAAATATACCGAGAAGCCCCAAAGAGACCTTTACAGCGTCAAATTTCGGTGATGATGTATCGATCTGTTCCAGAGAGCCGTCTGCCTTTACAAGGGTGCACCGTATCATGTATTCAGAAAGAAGTTGCGCATCTCTTCCTGTGCCGTGCGTGCCTGTTGCCACGGCACCGCCCAGGGTGATATCATCGATATCGGGGAGGGCAGGAAAAGAGAGGTCCATTTCCTCGAGGCTTTGACAGAGTTCTTTCAGGGTGATTCCACTTTGGACAGTAACTTGTTTCGTGGCGCGATCAACTGCGGTAATTTTACGATAGTTTCTCAGTGAAATGAGCGTTTCGGCACCGGCTGCAATATCCGCAGAAGAGTAGCGGTTTCCAAAAGCTCGAACCCTATTTGGCGCATTTGCAACAATGCGGCAGAGGTCCTCTTCAGTCTCGGGAACATGGAGTTCTGAGAAGGGGTGGCATATATTTCCATTCCAACTTGTCCAAGTTTCGGTCATTTCTTTCTCCTTTTCTTTTTTGTAGTATATATTTACGGCGTAGTCCTGTAAAGTTATTTAAGGAGGGACCATGAAAAAACCAATCGTTGCGAAAACCGAACCTGCTCGCCTTACTTTAGACCCTGGAACGTATTCATGGTGTAGTTGCGGAAAGTCGGAGAATCAGCCATTTTGTGATGGTTCCCATGTCGGAACAGACTTTGCACCGTACATAGTGACTCTCACTGAACAAAAAAAAGTATCCCTGTGTCAGTGCAAGCAGACAAAAAATCCTCCGTACTGTGATGGAACCCATCGAAGCTTGTCTGAGTAGTATGAGGTAGCTTATGAAACGCCTTGTGTACCGAGCCTTTCTGGGGGGAGCTTTTTCCCTTGCAGTGGTGGTGATAGGACTCTTTTTCTGGGGCAGGAGTCGTCCGGAGATTAAGGCATCTCACGCAAAAAATGAACGTCCCGGATCTATTGCCCATCTTCCCGGGGGATACACCTATTATGAATCACACGGAGCGCAAGATGCTCCCGTGGTTGTATTGGTTCACGGTTCTCTTTATTACAGTGTAATCTGGGAGAAAAACATCCCCGCCCTTGTAGACGCAGGGTACCGCGTTATTGCCTTTGATCAGTATGGGCGTGGTTTTTCGAGTCGCCCCGATACTACCTATACTTTTGACTTATTTGTAGAGCAAACGGAAAGCCTTCTTGCGTATCTGGATATTACAGACCCGGTACATATGGTGGGATTATCCCTTGGGGGCCCTATTGTCATCTCCTTTGCGAACAGGAATCCGGATCTTATACAAAGCATATCTTTATTGGCTCCGGTTACTCCCTCCACGGAAAAACGATCGTTCTTTGAAGTGGTGACTGGCTTTTTAAATCGGGCTTATTGCACATTCTCTCATCGAGATTTTGAGCGACAGCGTGCTGAACAGCTTGCCCCGCTGAAGGAAAAAATGCGTCGGCAGTTTCACTATCGCGGAGTGGAGAAAGCCTTTGCTTCTGCTATTACAAATCGTGACAGGGATAAGGTTGGAGAGATCTATGCCGAGGCAGAGAAACTTCACCATCCCGTGTTGCTTCTATGGGGAACCCTTGATCGTGTATTGCCCATAGAAAATCACCTTTCTGTGCTTGAAACCTTTGAGTCGGTACAATACATCCCCCTTGAAGAAACGGGACACACTCTGAATTATGAACAGTATGAGCAGATAAATCGTGCATTGATTTCGTTCTTTT includes the following:
- a CDS encoding tRNA threonylcarbamoyladenosine dehydratase, with the protein product MIPSQFNRSVRAMGEAAFAQLQKTRVILFGTGGVGSWCAEALIRTGIGHITLVDSDVVEPSNINRQIPATPTTIGQSKAQTLSLRLKEIAPAAEVHHRMERYTPDSAPQFPLSDYHYIIDAIDSVPDKIHLIRESLASEATLLSSMGAALKKDPSRIRLSTMKKTHGCPLAKVVRKQLRAQRIPLDFTVVFSDEPGKNMETSLEESGNGSLVHITGIFGFTLAGALITNCVGGSYETDHN
- a CDS encoding sodium:calcium antiporter — its product is MTLFIWAVILIASLAVLIKASDLFLDGAERTGHYFHLPLFTTGLIIVAVGTSLPELASSILAVLHDAGEIVAGNVVGSNIANMLLVLGTGGLFFRGSDAKPHRLGKDTAPLLISAGLLYLLLGTKTIPSWTGVVLLLLAVLYVLTLGRRGISPLVEPHTSATVLKAQDVVKLFFAPICIYLSAEYTIIAVISLAEKTALSQEIMALSAIALGTSLPEAAVSYSAARRGNMSLIFGNIVGSTIFNSLVVVGGARLFGPLAVGAAVQGGTRHVFLGALCIFILYTRKKILPK
- the dut gene encoding dUTP diphosphatase, with protein sequence MQIEIKVQKSGLSELPRYMTEEAAGADIHAANTTPITLSPGERALIPTGLVFEIPRGYEVQIRPRSGLALRHGVTVLNTPGTIDSDYRGEIGILLINLGNTPFSIEQGTRIAQAVVAPVVQARYTEQETLQETQRGSGGFGHTGVEA
- a CDS encoding HAD family hydrolase, which codes for MPKYPPLEGILFDFDGVLAYSAETHYVCWNNACLRLFSHPLSRETLEHHRGGASPMIAEAICRSMQQPTLQAQALLQEKTNQLRNHISSITTTTSMHTILTFLSQGNIPWGVVSNAPEAILREFFQFHKITPQVLSGFDSVSAPKPSPKAYQESAIRLGVTPAHFSTIYVFEDSLPGITAAKKAGHTTVAVGDALHGSEGELHTKDVVSFFMHYFNTLRTTPPFWPSNEKYKA
- a CDS encoding D-arabinono-1,4-lactone oxidase, which gives rise to MTETWTSWNGNICHPFSELHVPETEEDLCRIVANAPNRVRAFGNRYSSADIAAGAETLISLRNYRKITAVDRATKQVTVQSGITLKELCQSLEEMDLSFPALPDIDDITLGGAVATGTHGTGRDAQLLSEYMIRCTLVKADGSLEQIDTSSPKFDAVKVSLGLLGIFSTMTFQVEERSSLHIWEEPHKDIEWVRSYEKWLAKNPFLRILWMPHTNHGYVIRGNDPTAVAQRSPLKKAPWYYRYRRNMSQFLYRKTAKIPPLTALINKCIYLLFFTRRQVKEGSLYETTVTKSRSSTLELAEWTIARKDFPRLMKALRKKLHSPFSRYFAHIPMDIRFIQKDTAWLSNAYNRDMVTVGCVTRNASKADSYKAFQLIEELFLAYGGRPHWAKRFSCGPEELARLYPRWHDFIELRRAEDPKGVFLTPHLEKLFA
- a CDS encoding CDGSH iron-sulfur domain-containing protein produces the protein MKKPIVAKTEPARLTLDPGTYSWCSCGKSENQPFCDGSHVGTDFAPYIVTLTEQKKVSLCQCKQTKNPPYCDGTHRSLSE
- a CDS encoding alpha/beta fold hydrolase — encoded protein: MKRLVYRAFLGGAFSLAVVVIGLFFWGRSRPEIKASHAKNERPGSIAHLPGGYTYYESHGAQDAPVVVLVHGSLYYSVIWEKNIPALVDAGYRVIAFDQYGRGFSSRPDTTYTFDLFVEQTESLLAYLDITDPVHMVGLSLGGPIVISFANRNPDLIQSISLLAPVTPSTEKRSFFEVVTGFLNRAYCTFSHRDFERQRAEQLAPLKEKMRRQFHYRGVEKAFASAITNRDRDKVGEIYAEAEKLHHPVLLLWGTLDRVLPIENHLSVLETFESVQYIPLEETGHTLNYEQYEQINRALISFFSHNE